A part of Helicobacter fennelliae genomic DNA contains:
- a CDS encoding DMT family transporter, whose product MKPKKSQMYSHTTLGIFAMIVSSLCFSLMNMCVKFLHDLSPMEIIFFRSIVMVGFLACFWIYKPPNQKAKKKGGLPKLLFRAITGGLSMIALFYNISSIPLGTASAFAQTMPLYAVMFSVIFLKERVRFSTILASIIGFVGVLCICDPSSKSLGADNIIAGIIGGAMMALAFISLRGLKEYYDESVIIMVFGLSMSVIAGVGMFIEIPNLSGFSFPSAKDWVGIFMLGVFGTLGQIFVTRSYMLAPAGIVSPIDYSRILWGVVFGVMMGDALPNLITTSGILLIIISGTMIALPVFLRDYKQIQKQSSV is encoded by the coding sequence ATGAAACCTAAAAAATCTCAAATGTATTCTCACACGACTTTAGGCATTTTTGCGATGATTGTTTCATCGCTGTGTTTTTCTTTGATGAATATGTGTGTGAAATTTTTACATGATCTTTCGCCTATGGAGATTATATTTTTTCGATCTATCGTTATGGTGGGGTTTTTGGCATGCTTTTGGATCTATAAGCCCCCAAACCAAAAAGCAAAGAAAAAAGGAGGCTTGCCAAAGCTTCTTTTTCGCGCGATAACAGGCGGACTTAGCATGATCGCACTTTTTTATAATATCTCATCAATTCCGCTTGGCACAGCTTCGGCGTTTGCGCAGACGATGCCATTGTATGCGGTTATGTTTTCGGTGATATTTCTCAAAGAGCGCGTGAGATTCTCGACAATCCTTGCTTCTATTATAGGATTTGTGGGCGTGCTGTGTATTTGTGATCCTAGCTCAAAGTCATTGGGTGCGGATAATATCATCGCAGGCATTATTGGTGGGGCGATGATGGCATTGGCATTTATCAGCTTAAGAGGGCTGAAAGAATACTATGATGAGAGCGTGATTATTATGGTGTTTGGGCTAAGTATGAGCGTGATTGCTGGGGTTGGAATGTTTATTGAGATTCCTAATCTCTCTGGTTTTAGTTTTCCTTCGGCTAAGGATTGGGTGGGGATTTTTATGCTTGGGGTGTTTGGGACATTGGGGCAGATTTTTGTAACGCGCTCATATATGCTTGCGCCCGCTGGGATTGTCTCGCCGATTGATTATAGTAGGATTTTGTGGGGTGTGGTGTTTGGCGTGATGATGGGCGATGCACTGCCAAATCTCATCACAACAAGCGGGATTTTGCTTATCATCATATCTGGCACGATGATCGCACTACCGGTATTTTTGAGGGATTATAAGCAAATACAAAAGCAATCATCAGTCTAA
- the der gene encoding ribosome biogenesis GTPase Der: MKQIAIIGKPNVGKSSLFNRLAKQRIAITSGFRGTTRDINATQILISNHQVKIIDTGGIETTHDEIFTQVKEKSIHVAMSADLILYMVDGKEIPSQEDRRLLYTLSKHTPCFLVVNKIDSDAQKEQGYMFYEFGLKDVFFISIIHNRGISILLNAIAGVLFCEEESVSADLGEDLLQSLEEMLEQKAESKLSLAPDMRQNLDSVDSKKCRDFGKSAESTHLAESKSAESKPIDSRAFSQSLESKQSLESSATATITAISADTTHDKHTKDNSQDSQEYAPNTIRVGIVGRVNVGKSSLLNALVQKERSVVSSVAGTTIDPVDERIQVGDYELHFVDTAGIRRRGRIEGIEKYALDRTNKALEGADIAILVLDSSSGFYELDEKICTIIQKHNLGVIVVLNKWDIRCGEFEEIKKSFIHKFRFLEWAPFLTLSAKTKRHISDLKQKIIKVYGYYTYRIPTARLNLVIQNAQKLHAPPSDHGKIVKIYYATQYDIKPPQIALVSNRPKSLHFSYKRFLVNQLRKEFILSGVPIVLTPKDKAKSEGD; the protein is encoded by the coding sequence ATGAAACAAATAGCCATCATCGGCAAACCTAATGTCGGCAAATCTTCGCTTTTTAATCGCTTAGCAAAGCAGAGGATTGCAATCACTTCTGGCTTCAGAGGCACGACAAGAGATATTAATGCTACACAGATTCTCATCTCAAATCATCAAGTCAAAATCATCGATACCGGCGGCATAGAAACAACTCACGATGAGATTTTCACGCAAGTCAAAGAAAAGTCGATCCATGTGGCGATGAGTGCGGATCTCATCTTGTATATGGTCGATGGCAAGGAGATTCCAAGCCAAGAGGATCGGAGGCTTTTATATACATTATCCAAGCACACGCCCTGCTTTTTGGTCGTCAATAAAATCGATAGCGATGCGCAAAAAGAGCAGGGGTATATGTTTTATGAATTTGGGCTCAAAGATGTGTTTTTCATCTCGATTATCCATAATCGCGGGATAAGCATTTTGCTTAATGCCATTGCTGGGGTTTTGTTTTGTGAGGAGGAAAGTGTAAGTGCGGATTTGGGGGAGGATTTGCTCCAAAGCCTTGAAGAAATGCTCGAGCAAAAAGCAGAATCTAAACTATCACTTGCACCTGATATGAGGCAGAATCTAGATTCTGTGGATTCCAAGAAGTGTAGAGATTTTGGGAAATCCGCAGAATCCACACACCTTGCAGAATCTAAATCCGCAGAATCTAAACCTATAGATTCTCGCGCATTTTCACAATCACTAGAATCTAAACAATCTTTAGAATCATCTGCCACAGCTACAATTACAGCCATAAGCGCAGATACAACGCACGATAAGCACACCAAGGACAATAGCCAAGATAGCCAAGAATACGCGCCAAACACCATTCGTGTAGGCATTGTAGGGCGAGTTAATGTCGGTAAATCCTCGCTTCTAAACGCACTCGTGCAAAAAGAGCGATCAGTGGTAAGCTCTGTGGCTGGGACGACGATCGATCCTGTCGATGAGCGCATACAAGTTGGGGATTATGAGTTGCACTTTGTCGATACAGCTGGCATTAGACGACGAGGCAGGATTGAAGGTATAGAAAAATACGCACTCGATCGGACAAACAAAGCCTTAGAAGGTGCGGATATTGCGATTTTGGTGCTGGATTCTAGTAGTGGATTTTACGAGCTTGATGAAAAGATTTGCACGATTATCCAAAAGCACAATCTTGGCGTGATTGTTGTGCTAAACAAATGGGATATACGATGTGGCGAGTTTGAGGAGATAAAAAAGAGTTTTATACATAAATTTAGATTCTTAGAATGGGCGCCGTTTTTGACATTAAGCGCGAAGACAAAGCGACACATAAGCGATCTTAAGCAAAAAATAATCAAAGTATATGGGTATTATACTTATAGGATTCCAACTGCTAGGCTTAATCTCGTGATACAAAACGCCCAAAAGCTTCACGCCCCGCCAAGCGATCATGGCAAAATCGTCAAAATCTATTATGCGACACAATACGACATCAAACCGCCCCAAATCGCACTTGTCTCAAACCGCCCCAAATCGCTTCATTTCAGCTACAAGCGGTTTTTGGTAAATCAACTCCGCAAAGAATTTATCCTTAGTGGCGTGCCTATTGTTTTGACACCAAAGGATAAGGCAAAGTCAGAAGGTGATTGA
- the traF gene encoding conjugal transfer protein TraF: protein MKKICLGSIALVSSLFGLEFGGMGNISAGMGGAGVALKNSQWAIYYNPALLAVNKKSGFAYSFGVGYKETNLSAIAGIDFNNLEQMPNKINGLFNGTTTRSVGTTRVRRSTGAKATPLVGGAMGDVLANLVGKTNGSATDDDLKTYIDTVAKNNGITVDTSKGVDQIVQDIQKNPQGNAAFDEIKQGLQASIDKTKAQNPNDESLGLLGTIVDNLTPENVGGLLEIAGKGNTNMNLGTILSKMGGITLSTSSDPSLNQFLKDVGIINDVLHRNDFSIATQNGLVINIGSKNTKRGTISVAIMPSAFVSATARIDNTHNRIIIDAGSSNYAEVSVGSGSVTITNSDKATFDSSSLLSDQANHALNVSSVTIAEVPVGYGHLFETKIGNFAVGGAVKYIFGLGYAMNAQGGFNNLTSNINVNAKDIQQTRTFGIDLGFLYQPRFTKNFSIGLVAKNLNAPKIKTNMQRVTLNPQVRAGLSYTFLSDKIVLALDADLLPNDTLSIARPKSQVVGGGLLFDFKWVDLRLGSMYDFRNNSNEGMILTAGINILGFLDVAVQSNLHMASFEGISLPSYFNVKLGGSFSW, encoded by the coding sequence ATGAAAAAGATATGTCTTGGAAGTATAGCGTTGGTTTCGAGTTTGTTTGGGCTTGAGTTTGGCGGAATGGGCAATATCAGTGCTGGAATGGGCGGTGCTGGCGTTGCACTCAAAAACTCTCAATGGGCGATTTACTATAATCCCGCACTCCTTGCGGTCAATAAAAAATCAGGCTTTGCGTATAGCTTTGGCGTAGGATACAAAGAGACAAATCTCTCTGCAATCGCGGGTATCGACTTTAATAATCTTGAGCAAATGCCAAATAAAATCAATGGACTTTTTAATGGCACAACAACGCGATCAGTTGGCACTACTCGAGTAAGAAGATCAACAGGTGCAAAAGCAACGCCACTTGTCGGTGGCGCAATGGGTGATGTGCTTGCAAATCTTGTAGGCAAGACAAATGGAAGCGCAACAGATGATGATCTCAAGACCTATATCGATACCGTGGCAAAAAACAATGGTATAACTGTTGATACATCTAAAGGCGTAGATCAAATAGTCCAAGACATCCAAAAAAACCCTCAAGGCAACGCAGCTTTTGATGAGATCAAACAGGGTTTGCAAGCCTCTATTGACAAAACCAAAGCGCAGAATCCAAATGATGAAAGTTTAGGCTTGCTCGGCACGATTGTGGATAATCTCACGCCTGAGAATGTCGGCGGACTTCTAGAAATCGCAGGCAAAGGTAATACAAACATGAATCTTGGCACAATCCTTAGCAAAATGGGCGGTATCACACTCTCCACAAGCTCCGATCCCTCGCTTAATCAATTCCTAAAAGATGTCGGGATCATTAATGATGTCCTCCATAGAAATGACTTCAGTATCGCAACTCAAAATGGGCTAGTCATCAACATTGGCTCCAAAAACACCAAACGCGGGACAATTTCTGTGGCGATTATGCCAAGTGCGTTTGTGAGTGCGACAGCGCGGATTGACAACACACATAATAGGATCATCATAGACGCAGGAAGCAGTAACTATGCTGAAGTGAGTGTAGGCTCTGGAAGTGTAACGATTACAAATTCTGATAAAGCTACCTTTGACTCAAGCTCGCTACTTAGCGATCAAGCCAACCACGCGCTCAATGTTTCAAGTGTCACAATCGCGGAAGTGCCTGTGGGCTATGGGCATTTATTTGAGACCAAAATCGGAAATTTTGCAGTCGGTGGCGCGGTGAAATATATCTTTGGGCTTGGATATGCGATGAATGCGCAAGGTGGGTTTAATAACCTCACATCAAATATCAATGTCAATGCAAAAGATATACAGCAAACCCGCACTTTTGGGATTGATTTAGGGTTTTTATATCAGCCACGATTTACCAAAAACTTTAGTATCGGGCTTGTCGCCAAAAACCTAAACGCCCCCAAAATCAAAACAAATATGCAACGAGTAACACTCAATCCGCAAGTTCGCGCTGGGCTTAGCTATACGTTTTTGAGCGATAAAATCGTGCTTGCACTTGATGCGGATTTATTGCCAAATGATACGCTCTCAATCGCAAGACCAAAATCTCAAGTTGTGGGCGGTGGACTGCTGTTTGACTTCAAATGGGTGGATTTGAGGCTTGGAAGTATGTATGACTTCAGAAACAACTCAAATGAGGGAATGATACTCACCGCAGGTATCAATATCTTAGGATTCCTTGATGTCGCGGTGCAAAGCAATCTCCACATGGCTTCATTTGAGGGCATTTCTCTGCCAAGTTATTTTAATGTCAAGCTTGGCGGTAGCTTTAGCTGGTAG
- the ilvC gene encoding ketol-acid reductoisomerase, with the protein MALKVYYDKDCDLGLIKKKKVAIIGFGSQGHAHAENLRDSGVEVIIGLYRGGASWKKAEAKNFKVLEVAEATKQADIVMILIPDELQADVFHRDIAPNLKEDKIIAFGHGFNVHFGQIKAPQGVGVIMVAPKAPGHTVRSEFVRGGGIPDLIAVEQDTSKGDAKAIALSYAAAIGGGRSGIIETTFKDETETDLFGEQAVLCGGVTSLVKAGFETLVEAGYPEEMAYFECLHELKLIVDLIYEGGLANMRYSISNTAEYGDMVSGPRVINAESKKAMKEILKDIQGGRFAKDFILERKAGYARMNAERKNLANHGIEKVGERLRAMMPWIGANKLVDKDKN; encoded by the coding sequence ATGGCACTCAAAGTGTATTACGACAAAGATTGTGATTTAGGGCTGATTAAGAAAAAAAAGGTAGCGATTATTGGCTTTGGAAGTCAAGGGCACGCGCATGCAGAGAATCTTCGCGATAGCGGCGTGGAGGTCATCATTGGGCTGTATCGTGGCGGGGCTAGCTGGAAAAAAGCTGAAGCAAAAAATTTCAAAGTCCTAGAAGTGGCTGAAGCCACCAAACAAGCAGACATTGTGATGATTCTAATCCCTGATGAATTGCAAGCAGATGTGTTTCATCGCGACATCGCACCAAACTTGAAAGAAGATAAAATCATTGCTTTTGGGCATGGCTTTAATGTGCATTTTGGGCAGATAAAAGCGCCTCAAGGTGTGGGCGTGATAATGGTCGCGCCAAAAGCACCCGGACACACTGTGCGCAGCGAATTTGTGCGAGGTGGTGGGATTCCTGATTTAATCGCTGTGGAGCAAGACACAAGCAAAGGTGATGCAAAAGCTATCGCTTTGAGTTATGCCGCAGCTATTGGTGGCGGGCGCAGCGGCATCATCGAGACGACTTTTAAAGACGAGACAGAGACGGATTTATTTGGCGAGCAAGCTGTGCTTTGTGGCGGGGTAACTTCCTTAGTCAAGGCTGGCTTTGAGACGCTAGTAGAAGCGGGCTATCCTGAAGAAATGGCGTATTTTGAGTGCTTGCATGAGCTAAAATTAATCGTTGATTTAATCTATGAGGGCGGGCTGGCTAATATGCGCTATTCTATCTCTAATACCGCAGAATACGGCGATATGGTGAGCGGTCCGCGCGTGATAAACGCAGAATCCAAAAAGGCGATGAAAGAGATTCTAAAAGACATTCAAGGCGGGCGCTTTGCCAAGGACTTTATTTTAGAGCGCAAGGCGGGCTATGCGCGCATGAATGCAGAGCGTAAGAATCTAGCAAATCATGGCATTGAAAAAGTGGGCGAGCGACTTCGCGCGATGATGCCTTGGATTGGGGCAAATAAGCTAGTCGATAAGGATAAAAATTAG
- a CDS encoding phosphoenolpyruvate carboxylase → MNQHFFDQQALDKEITFISDLIIEMLQEVDSEVCEYFLKLNQEVLKNQNDFHHIKEMLDTISRSGKTFEVIKAFSLYNILINIVEERFNIDAKESLERIKVAYESLLLEGFDKIDLDKILESMEFYPVFTAHPTESRRRTFLEAHYEITQDLYKVFELGDLKAKAHIQYRLRLLWQTHLVGSEKLEVLFELDNLLFIVENSILPASQKVLCYIENMLQKPLTHSPIHLGSWIGGDRDGNPFVTNELMTEVMKTQHKVIINFYIQKLRILARELSISADFCKISKALQASLQKESNELKGHALRVHQGEPFRAKLYLMIKKLQNRLIFVNAPSSVDFTYNQPKELIEDIDMLIDCLDETSATYLREFRRYVLLGGFHLMQLDFREHKDVFAQAISEIFCLLGICDNDFISYREEKKLEILSLALDMPKVEFGEIIDSLSESTQNVIEIFMRIVWGKKYISDGILQTFILSMTTDASDLLGVLWFAKQSGLWKPSKDSKDDKTNDSKQRAKIAITPLFETINDLERAGSIMQTLVHNKHYAHYLKDIKMRQEIMVGYSDSSKDGGIFTSNYSLYHAISSLKALEDKLGVHFVLFHGRGGSVSRGGGTLEGALLASPPKSVQGFLKTTEQGEMISSKYLNISSAQFFLASTMAALLKKSSYDAFCSDEIPSSANIKCSISPQHSTLLEHISQASYATYRKLVYESKGFIEYFKAVTPIYFIQQLNLGSRPSKRKDTMRIEDLRAIPWVFAWTQNRTILPAWYGLGSGLEAIGDIEILRQCYKESEFFAATISNISQAFLKVDLPIAKHYNAFMSDSQTCETIWQMITEEYTKTLRFLIQIRGESELLDSEPTLRKSILLRNASVTALNLLQIELIKKYNASNYDEQKQRIMKQIHSTIVGIAQGLRNTG, encoded by the coding sequence ATGAATCAGCATTTTTTTGACCAGCAAGCATTGGATAAGGAAATTACATTTATCTCGGATCTTATTATCGAGATGTTGCAAGAAGTTGATAGCGAAGTATGCGAGTATTTTTTGAAGCTCAACCAAGAAGTGCTAAAAAATCAAAACGACTTTCATCACATCAAAGAAATGCTTGATACAATCTCGCGCTCAGGCAAGACCTTTGAAGTCATCAAGGCATTTTCGCTGTATAATATCCTTATTAATATCGTTGAAGAGCGATTTAATATTGATGCCAAAGAAAGCCTTGAGCGCATCAAAGTCGCGTATGAAAGCCTTTTGCTAGAGGGGTTTGATAAGATTGATTTAGATAAGATTCTAGAATCTATGGAGTTTTATCCAGTATTTACAGCTCACCCCACAGAATCTAGGCGCAGGACATTTCTTGAAGCGCATTATGAGATCACGCAGGATTTATATAAAGTCTTTGAGCTTGGGGATCTAAAAGCCAAAGCCCATATCCAATACCGCTTGCGTTTATTGTGGCAAACACACCTTGTAGGAAGCGAAAAACTTGAAGTGCTTTTTGAGCTTGATAATTTGTTGTTTATTGTTGAGAATTCTATACTTCCAGCAAGCCAAAAAGTGCTTTGCTATATCGAAAATATGCTCCAAAAGCCACTCACACACTCGCCTATCCACTTAGGAAGCTGGATAGGTGGCGATAGAGATGGGAATCCATTTGTTACAAATGAGCTGATGACTGAAGTGATGAAAACCCAGCACAAAGTGATTATAAATTTTTATATCCAAAAACTCCGCATTCTCGCGCGTGAGCTCTCTATTTCTGCGGATTTCTGCAAAATCAGCAAAGCCCTTCAAGCCTCACTTCAAAAAGAATCAAATGAGCTCAAAGGGCATGCCCTACGAGTGCATCAAGGCGAGCCTTTTCGTGCAAAGCTGTATCTGATGATAAAAAAGCTACAAAACAGACTTATTTTTGTCAATGCCCCAAGCTCTGTGGATTTTACTTATAATCAACCAAAAGAATTGATTGAAGATATTGATATGCTTATTGATTGTCTTGATGAGACTTCAGCGACTTATTTAAGAGAGTTTAGGCGGTATGTTTTGCTTGGTGGATTCCACCTTATGCAGCTTGATTTTAGAGAGCACAAAGATGTATTCGCGCAGGCAATTAGTGAGATTTTTTGCTTGCTTGGAATCTGTGATAATGACTTCATCTCCTATCGTGAAGAAAAAAAGCTTGAGATTCTAAGCTTAGCCCTTGATATGCCAAAGGTAGAATTTGGCGAGATCATCGATAGTTTAAGTGAATCAACCCAAAATGTGATCGAGATTTTTATGCGTATTGTCTGGGGCAAAAAATACATCAGCGATGGGATATTGCAAACCTTTATCCTCTCAATGACAACTGATGCAAGTGATTTGCTTGGTGTGCTGTGGTTTGCCAAACAAAGCGGACTTTGGAAACCGAGCAAAGATAGCAAAGATGACAAAACTAATGACTCCAAACAAAGAGCCAAAATCGCTATAACCCCGCTTTTTGAGACGATTAACGACTTAGAGCGCGCAGGAAGCATAATGCAAACGCTCGTGCATAACAAACACTACGCACACTATCTCAAAGACATCAAAATGCGCCAAGAAATTATGGTCGGATATTCGGATTCTAGCAAAGATGGCGGAATCTTCACGAGCAATTATAGCCTATATCATGCGATCTCTTCACTCAAAGCCTTAGAAGATAAGCTTGGCGTGCATTTTGTGCTCTTTCATGGACGCGGTGGAAGTGTGAGTCGTGGCGGTGGCACACTTGAGGGCGCGCTTTTGGCTTCTCCGCCAAAAAGCGTGCAAGGCTTCCTAAAAACAACTGAACAAGGCGAAATGATAAGCTCCAAATACCTCAATATCTCATCAGCGCAATTTTTCCTCGCCTCGACAATGGCAGCATTACTCAAAAAATCAAGCTATGATGCGTTTTGCTCCGATGAGATTCCAAGTAGTGCAAACATCAAATGCTCAATCAGCCCGCAGCACAGCACGCTTTTGGAGCACATCTCTCAAGCCTCATACGCAACATATCGCAAGCTTGTGTATGAAAGCAAAGGATTTATTGAATATTTCAAAGCAGTAACGCCTATTTATTTTATCCAGCAGCTTAATCTCGGCTCGCGTCCTAGCAAAAGAAAAGACACAATGCGGATTGAGGATTTGCGCGCGATTCCTTGGGTGTTTGCTTGGACGCAAAACCGCACGATTCTTCCTGCGTGGTATGGGCTAGGAAGTGGATTGGAAGCAATTGGTGATATTGAGATTCTGCGACAATGCTACAAAGAATCTGAATTTTTCGCTGCGACAATCAGCAATATCTCACAAGCTTTTCTTAAAGTCGATTTGCCTATTGCTAAGCATTACAATGCTTTTATGAGCGATAGCCAAACTTGCGAGACAATCTGGCAAATGATTACTGAAGAATACACAAAAACTCTGCGATTTCTTATCCAAATCCGCGGTGAAAGCGAGCTTTTGGATAGTGAGCCGACATTACGCAAATCTATTTTATTGCGTAATGCTTCAGTTACCGCGCTCAATCTCCTTCAAATAGAACTCATCAAAAAATATAACGCTTCAAACTATGATGAGCAAAAACAGCGAATCATGAAGCAAATCCACTCAACAATCGTGGGTATCGCTCAAGGGTTGCGTAATACCGGGTGA
- a CDS encoding patatin-like phospholipase family protein yields MTKRALVLGGGGSKGAYQVGAYQALCELGVEFDMVVGVSIGALNGAIITQGDFSQLKTLWQHIDIDSVLNNGLNWTSKIDYYFENTQKIIPFLKSYAHNKGMDTAPLQHILEKYLDWQRLQDSRIDFGLVCLEVPSLTPREITKQHIKKGYLPKWILASASCFPAFPIYEIDGKSYIDGGYYDNLPIDLAFKMGASEVIAISLNPEFQTKYDINPLVTHIKPSMNLGTMLDFTQDSIKHNIQLGYLDTMRAFGKYQGRSFTFYHSPESLLEPLRQKVNAFLRFMLAQELTANSAPTNLSVMINTQIASTGILSKVKSLTPFCDKLLSLAQTKSQKAHWQDILFLLIEQYMESFGFSHTSIWDLQDVLQKAATLQQSSQINHIKQDLLSYKPDVAMLDLERLEETLQALLSVLLDSRI; encoded by the coding sequence ATGACAAAGCGCGCGCTTGTTTTGGGTGGAGGAGGCTCAAAAGGAGCATATCAAGTTGGAGCATATCAGGCATTATGTGAGCTTGGAGTCGAGTTTGATATGGTTGTTGGCGTGAGTATCGGCGCGCTTAATGGTGCTATCATTACGCAGGGTGATTTCTCACAGCTCAAAACCCTATGGCAGCACATTGATATAGATTCTGTTTTAAATAATGGCTTAAATTGGACTTCAAAGATTGATTATTATTTTGAAAATACGCAAAAAATCATTCCTTTTCTCAAATCCTACGCACACAATAAAGGTATGGATACCGCACCGCTTCAGCATATCCTTGAAAAATATCTTGATTGGCAGAGGCTACAAGATTCTCGCATTGATTTTGGGCTTGTGTGCTTGGAAGTGCCTTCACTCACGCCCCGTGAAATCACAAAACAGCACATCAAAAAAGGCTACCTACCCAAATGGATTCTCGCCTCTGCATCGTGTTTTCCGGCTTTTCCGATATATGAGATTGATGGCAAAAGCTATATTGATGGCGGGTATTATGATAATTTACCTATTGATTTGGCATTCAAAATGGGAGCAAGTGAGGTGATTGCTATTTCGCTCAATCCAGAGTTTCAAACAAAATATGACATAAACCCGCTTGTAACGCATATCAAGCCTTCTATGAATCTTGGCACAATGCTTGATTTTACGCAAGATTCTATCAAGCACAATATACAGCTTGGCTATCTTGACACAATGCGCGCTTTTGGTAAATATCAAGGCAGGAGTTTTACTTTTTATCATTCACCAGAATCCTTGCTTGAGCCATTGCGCCAAAAAGTAAATGCTTTTTTGCGCTTTATGCTCGCCCAAGAGCTTACTGCAAATAGTGCGCCGACAAATTTAAGTGTGATGATAAATACCCAGATTGCAAGCACGGGAATCTTATCAAAAGTCAAATCACTTACGCCATTTTGCGATAAACTCTTAAGCCTTGCGCAAACCAAATCTCAAAAAGCACATTGGCAGGATATTTTATTTTTGCTTATTGAGCAATATATGGAATCTTTTGGCTTTAGCCATACAAGCATTTGGGATTTGCAAGATGTGCTTCAAAAAGCTGCGACACTGCAGCAATCAAGCCAAATTAATCATATCAAACAAGATCTTTTGTCTTATAAGCCTGATGTGGCGATGCTTGATTTGGAGCGATTGGAAGAGACATTGCAGGCGTTGTTGAGTGTGTTGTTAGATTCTAGAATCTAA
- a CDS encoding phosphatidylglycerophosphatase A family protein, whose protein sequence is MRILFLSVLYSGKCPKAPGTIGSLVSVFLGLPLLYYSVHTLFLLACLLGVIAIREIDIFEKSSQTHDEKWIVIDELVGVWIAMAIAGLSIIGVIGAFVFFRIFDIWKPSVIGRIDRQVKGGLGVVLDDVLAGFLGGIATLLLLKIFAYFDLSPNLWIL, encoded by the coding sequence TTGAGGATTTTATTTCTAAGCGTTTTATATAGCGGAAAATGCCCCAAAGCTCCCGGAACAATAGGAAGTTTGGTATCTGTTTTTTTGGGGTTGCCACTTTTATATTATTCGGTGCATACGCTTTTTTTGCTTGCGTGCTTGCTTGGAGTGATTGCGATACGCGAGATTGATATTTTTGAGAAATCCTCTCAAACGCATGATGAAAAATGGATTGTGATTGATGAGCTTGTGGGGGTTTGGATAGCAATGGCAATAGCTGGGCTAAGCATTATTGGTGTGATTGGCGCGTTTGTGTTTTTTAGGATTTTTGATATTTGGAAACCTTCTGTTATTGGGCGGATTGATAGGCAAGTTAAGGGCGGTTTGGGTGTCGTGCTTGATGATGTTTTGGCTGGATTTTTGGGCGGGATTGCGACACTTTTGCTTCTCAAAATCTTTGCGTATTTTGATCTATCGCCTAATTTGTGGATTCTGTGA